One window of the Allorhizobium ampelinum S4 genome contains the following:
- the copD gene encoding copper homeostasis membrane protein CopD — protein MTPEQVNILCRLVFDACALFLWGAHGFLWLAVPKNLSAGIAQHLARFYQPALWLLAIAGTGKIAAQSAMLGDGWQNVTSTLMIDLLTATQSGRAFGLQAGLALVLVLGYYTLPRHRGPVVTLLGAPLLMSLSLSGHAVAQGGLLGLLHRANHSLHLLSASLWLGALPPVLLLLNAMQDPRTRTPALTALMRFSTIGHVAVALTLVSGMLNVWLITGLSLDMAASYQQGLALKIAAVAAMVTIAIVNRYVFVPQLHRNPVQALRAIRIGTLAECALGLIAVALVSAFGTMQPG, from the coding sequence GTGACACCCGAACAGGTCAACATCCTCTGCCGCCTGGTGTTCGACGCCTGCGCGCTCTTCCTCTGGGGCGCGCATGGTTTTCTGTGGCTCGCCGTGCCGAAAAACCTTTCGGCAGGCATCGCGCAGCACCTTGCCCGGTTTTATCAGCCTGCCCTCTGGTTGCTGGCAATAGCCGGAACTGGCAAGATCGCCGCCCAGAGTGCCATGCTCGGTGATGGTTGGCAGAACGTGACCTCGACATTGATGATTGACCTGCTAACAGCCACGCAAAGCGGCAGGGCGTTCGGGCTTCAGGCCGGGCTCGCCCTGGTGCTGGTCCTTGGCTATTATACATTACCCCGCCATCGTGGGCCTGTCGTAACGCTGCTGGGTGCACCCCTGTTGATGAGCCTTAGCCTCAGCGGCCATGCGGTGGCGCAAGGAGGCTTGCTCGGCCTGCTGCACCGCGCCAATCATAGCCTGCATCTGCTATCCGCAAGCCTGTGGCTTGGTGCCTTACCGCCCGTTCTGTTGCTATTAAACGCCATGCAGGATCCTCGAACCCGGACACCGGCCCTGACTGCGTTGATGCGATTTTCCACCATCGGCCATGTCGCCGTGGCACTGACGCTGGTCAGCGGGATGCTGAATGTCTGGCTGATCACTGGTCTGTCACTCGACATGGCGGCATCCTATCAACAAGGGCTGGCCCTAAAAATCGCCGCCGTCGCCGCCATGGTGACGATTGCTATCGTCAATCGCTATGTTTTCGTGCCGCAACTGCATCGAAACCCGGTTCAGGCCTTGCGGGCCATCAGGATTGGCACGTTGGCGGAATGCGCACTTGGCCTGATCGCCGTGGCACTGGTGTCCGCCTTTGGAACGATGCAGCCTGGATAA
- a CDS encoding transporter substrate-binding domain-containing protein encodes MSLRRAILAGLSALFLAPFAATAADLPDLGGKTVVVVTENAYPPLQFVDPKSGKAIGWEYDAMNEIAKRLNVKVEYQNTSWDAMIQAVSDGQYNIGMTGITIKEDRKEKVDFSDPYMRSQQLMLVRSDEARFTDAKSFKAFEKGLIAAQPGTSPFYTAVYEVLDGNEQNPRIKLFETFGATVQALKTGDVDLVLTDSTAGKGYVDASGGALKIIGEPLGTEDFGFIFPKGSDLVKPVNAAIAALKADGTFDALNKKWFLDYKLGD; translated from the coding sequence ATGTCTTTGCGCCGCGCCATCCTTGCCGGTCTTTCCGCACTTTTTCTTGCTCCCTTCGCCGCTACTGCCGCCGATCTGCCGGATCTGGGCGGCAAGACCGTTGTCGTCGTCACGGAAAATGCCTATCCGCCGCTGCAATTTGTCGATCCGAAGAGCGGCAAGGCGATAGGTTGGGAATATGACGCCATGAACGAGATCGCCAAGCGGCTGAATGTCAAGGTCGAGTATCAGAATACCTCCTGGGATGCTATGATCCAGGCAGTGTCCGACGGCCAGTATAATATCGGCATGACCGGCATCACCATCAAGGAAGATCGCAAGGAAAAGGTCGATTTCTCCGATCCCTATATGCGCTCGCAACAATTGATGCTGGTGCGCAGCGATGAGGCCCGTTTTACCGATGCCAAGAGCTTCAAGGCCTTCGAAAAGGGCCTGATCGCCGCGCAGCCAGGCACAAGCCCGTTCTACACCGCCGTCTATGAAGTGCTTGACGGCAACGAACAGAACCCACGTATCAAACTGTTCGAAACCTTCGGCGCGACCGTACAGGCCCTAAAAACCGGCGATGTCGATCTGGTTCTGACCGACAGCACCGCTGGCAAAGGCTATGTCGATGCCTCCGGTGGCGCCTTGAAAATCATCGGCGAACCGCTGGGTACGGAAGATTTCGGCTTCATCTTTCCAAAGGGTTCGGATCTGGTCAAGCCGGTCAATGCCGCCATCGCCGCCCTGAAGGCCGATGGCACGTTCGACGCCTTGAACAAGAAATGGTTCCTCGATTACAAGCTGGGTGATTGA
- a CDS encoding amino acid ABC transporter permease, whose protein sequence is MAFQTLPNGSKQDFPWWLVALGLLALALAITIAVNDLYSQVFETVSRGIGVTVFVTLTGFALASLLGLLIALAGMADSIVLRQAARFYIEIVRGIPVLVLLFYVAFVGAPGFVALYNTLTAPLVSTGWLEPLQVRDVSLMWRAIFALCIGYSAFIAEIFRAGIESIDKGQIEAAKSLGLNRTQRFRLVILPQAIRVIFPPLSNDFVAMVKDSSLVSVLGVADISQAGKIYASGSFRFFETYSIVAYIYLILTIGLSLILRRVEKRMRSRDGQRT, encoded by the coding sequence ATGGCCTTTCAGACCCTTCCGAACGGTAGCAAGCAGGATTTCCCCTGGTGGCTGGTGGCGCTTGGCCTGCTGGCGCTAGCGCTGGCCATCACCATCGCCGTCAACGACCTCTATAGCCAGGTGTTCGAAACCGTCTCACGCGGTATCGGCGTCACCGTTTTCGTCACGCTTACTGGTTTTGCCCTTGCCTCCTTGCTTGGCCTGCTGATTGCGCTGGCGGGCATGGCCGATAGCATCGTGCTGCGTCAGGCCGCGCGATTCTATATCGAGATCGTCAGGGGCATTCCGGTCCTGGTCCTGCTGTTTTACGTGGCCTTCGTCGGCGCGCCCGGCTTCGTTGCTCTCTATAATACCCTCACCGCCCCGCTTGTTTCCACCGGCTGGCTGGAACCGCTTCAAGTGCGCGATGTCTCGCTGATGTGGCGGGCGATTTTTGCGCTTTGCATCGGTTATTCGGCCTTCATCGCCGAAATCTTCAGAGCCGGCATCGAATCCATCGACAAGGGACAGATCGAGGCCGCCAAATCGCTGGGACTGAACCGGACGCAACGGTTTCGCCTGGTGATACTGCCTCAAGCCATACGGGTGATTTTCCCGCCGCTCTCCAACGACTTTGTCGCCATGGTCAAGGATTCATCGCTGGTCTCGGTGCTGGGCGTCGCCGATATCAGCCAGGCAGGAAAGATCTATGCCTCCGGGTCCTTCCGGTTTTTCGAGACCTATTCCATCGTCGCCTATATTTACCTGATCCTCACCATCGGCCTGTCCCTCATCCTGCGGCGCGTGGAAAAGCGGATGCGGTCCCGCGATGGCCAGCGAACCTAG